A segment of the Desulfofundulus kuznetsovii DSM 6115 genome:
AAAAAGCGGGGCAAAGCCCGCTTAGCTCTTTAACTGCCCTGCTGCCACGGTGTAGGCTTTTTGCAGCGCCTCCTGAAGACGGGAGGCATCCTTGCCTCCGGCCTGGGCCATATCCGGCCTTCCGCCTCCCCCACCGCCAAGCATGGAGGCCACTTCTTTAACCAGCTTGCCGGCATGCAACCCCCTGGGCAGCAGATCTTTTGTTACTGCCGCCACCAGGTTGACCCTTTCCCCTACCGGGCTGGCCAGGAGAATTACCCCCGAACCAAGCCGCTCCCGCAGCAGGTCCACCATAGCCCGCAGGCTGTCCATGTCGGGAGCGCTGGTTTTAGCGGCCAGGAACTTGGCGCCGTCCAGGTCTTTTACCTGCTCCAGCAGCGTCTGCACTTCGTAACGGGCCAGCCGGGCACGCAACCCTTCGCTTTCCCGTTCCAGTTCTTTTACTTCCTTCACCAGGGACTCCACCCGGTGTACTACTTCCGCCGGAGTAGCCCTGACCAGGGACGCGATCCGGGCCAGCTGTTCCTCCCGGGCCCGGACATAACGCAGCGCCCCGGCACCGGTCACCGCCTCCACCCGGCGCAAACCGGCACCCACACTGCCCTCGCTGATTAATTTAAAAAGCCCGATTTCAGCGGTGGATCTCACATGGGTACCGCCACAAAGTTCCAGGCTGAAGTCCCCCATCTTAACCACGCGGACCTGTTCCCCGTATTTCTCGCCAAAGAGGGCAACCGCCCCCATGGCCTGCGCCTCTTCCAGGGAGGTAAAGAAGGTCTGGACCGGGAGATTTTCCAGCACCGCCTGGTTGACCATTTCCTCTATGCGGTGCAGTTCTTCCGGGGACACCGGAGCATAATGAGTAAAGTCAAAGCGCAGGCGGTCGGGTTCCACTAAAGAACCGGCCTGGTTCACGTGGGGGCCAAGGACTTCTTTCAAGGCCTTATGGAGCAGGTGGGTCGCCGAGTGATTGCGGGCAGTGTCGCGGCGGCGCTTACCGTCAACCACTACCAGTATACTGTCATTTTCCTTCAAAACCCCGTTCTGGACTTTGCCCCGGTGAACAATGAGTCCTTCAACAGGACGGGAAACCTCCAGGACCTGAACCTCCAGTTCAGGGGCGCTGACGCGGGCGTGGTCGGATACCTGCCCGCCCGATTCGGCATAACAGGGAGTTATATCCAGGATAAATTCCACTTCCTCACCGGCAACCGCCTTGTCCACCGGACGCCCTTCTTTAAGCAGGGCCAGAACCTTACCCCGGGCTTCCAGGGTATCGTAGCCCACAAAACGGGTTTCCCCCAGCTTATCCCGCAGTACTTGATAAAAGGCGTCCTTCTCGGAAAGGTATTCCGTTTCCTGGCGCGCGCGGCGGGCCCTCTCCCGCTGCTCCTCCATGGCCCGGGCAAAGGCCTCCTCATCCACGGTTAACCCTTCCTCGGCAGCCATTTCCCGGGTTAACTCCAGGGGAAAACCGTAGGTGTCATAAAGGCGGAAGGCATCCTCTCCCCGGATGACCGTGGAGCCGGCAGCCCTGGCCTCCTGAACCAGACGGTTCAAAATTTCCGTACCCTGGGCCAGGGTTTCTCCGAAACGTTCCTCTTCACTACGGATTATTTTCAGTACGTGACCTTGATTGGCCGGCAGCTCGGGATAGGCACCGGCCATCTGTTTGATCACCGCCCCGGCCACCTGGTAAAGGAAAGGTTCGTGCAGTCCCAGCACCCGTCCAAAACGCACCGCCCGGCGCAAAAGCCGCCGGAGCACATAACCCCGCCCTTCGTTGGAAGGCAGGGCCCCGTCGGAGATGGCAAAAGTAACCGCCCGGCAGTGATCGGCAATTACCTTCAGGGCCATGTCTGTTTTGCTGCCGGCACCGTATTTCACGCCCGCCAGGCCGGCAGTAAAATCCATGATCTCCCGGAACAGGTCGGTATCGAAGTTGCTGGGCACTCCCTGCAGCACGGAAGCTACCCGCTCCAAACCCATACCGGTATCAATACCTTTGCTGGCCAGCGGCGTATAATTCCCGGCCTCATCCCGGAAAAACTGGATAAACACCAGATTCCAGATCTCCAGGTAACGGTCACAGTCGCAGCCCACCCCGCAGCCGGCGGAACCGCACCCCCGCTCTTCTCCCAGGTCAACGTAGATCTCCGAACAGGGGCCGCAGGGACCAACCCCGATTTCCCAGAAATTGGTATCCTTGCCCATGCGCACAATACGTTCGGCGGGGACGCCCACCTCCCGGTGCCAGATGTCAAAGGCCTCATCATCATCAAGATAAATGGATATCCACAACTTTTCCTCCGGCAGTCCCAAAACCCGGGTGGTGAACTCCCAGGCCCAGGGGATGGCCTTTTCTTTAAAATAATCCCCAAAGGAGAAATTGCCCAGCATCTCAAAGAAGGTGTGATGCCGGGCCGTACGGCCAACCGACTCAATATCCGGCGTGCGCAGGCACTTCTGGCAGGTGGTTACCCTGCGCACCTCCGGTTTGGCGGCACCCGTGAAATAAGGTTTAAAGGGAACCATTCCCGCGGCCGTCCATAAAAGGCTGGGATCGTTCGTGGGAATCAAGGAAGCGCTGGGCAGAATGCGGTGCCCCCTCGCTTCAAAAAATTTGAGAAATTTTTCCCTGATCTCCTTCCCGGTCACTATACTTTACCTCCCGTTTAAAAAGAAAAACCGCTCTTCGCCGGTGTAAGGAAAGCCCATCATAATTTCGGAGTAATTATACAAAAAGTGCCTGTACGGTGTCAAGGGAGAGGCTTTGAACGTTCGTATTAAGATTCAGCAGGTAACTCTGTAATCGCCTGCCGTTTTGCACACGCAAAAGACACCCCTTAAAATTTCTCTTGACACAATGGTACCGTATGTGGTACCATTGTGATAGGTGATGAATGGGAATGTCAAGATTCAAAAAAATAGCACTTGAAGCAATTAAAAAGCTTGAGGACAAAGGTGATGAGGAATGAAGAGCCTGGAATATTACTTAAACTTAAACTACGAAATAAAACTGCGGAATTTGCCGGAGGACGAGGGTGGGGGTTGGCTTGCTGAGATTCCCCAACTTCCCGGCTGTATATCCGACGGTTCCACACCCGAAGAAGCCCTGGTAAACCTGGAGGACGCCAAGAAGTGTTGGATTGAAACCTGTCTTGAGCTTGGACGCCCTGTACCAGAACCGGTTCCAGAAAACTATTCAGGACAACTGAGGATTCGTATCCCAAAGTCCTTACACCGCATTTTAGCAGAAAAGGCTAAGGAAGAAAATGTCAGCCTTAATCAGTACATCAGTTACCAGCTAGCACGCAGCGTAGGTTTTGCACAAGGGGGTAAGTAAGCTCAGTCCGGCCTAAAGCCGGGCTTTTTATTTTAATTTTTGCTCACACGCATCCACCAGATATCAGGAGCGGTTTCTATAAAAAAAAGTGAGGGGTTTCCTCACTTTTAGCGGATAATGTCGCTGACCCTGCTGGTCACTCCCCGGAGTATCCGTTGTGTCCTGGACCCGGGACGCCTGCTCTTCACTATCCGAAAAATGCTCCTCTGCTCCGGTTTTCTTTGTGGGGGGGCCATGAGAATACCGAGCACTGCTCCCAGTACACTGCCGGCAATGACACCGCGCCAGAAGCCCATACGCACCACCTTCACCCCCTGGCGAAAAATTAAAGCAGGAATTCGTTATGCGGATCAAAGGCTACCAGACTGCCATCTTCAGCCAGTTCGTAAATCTGCACACCTTCTTTATTGATGCGGTATTCTACGCAACAATCCCAGCAGTAATACTGGTCCTGGCCCACTTTCCCGGTAGCTTTACCACCACAAACCGGGCAATTCAAATAACTTCGCCTCCTGTATCATCCTTTACACCTGCATTATGCCCGGCCGGGGCAAAAAAAATACGCCTCACGGCCCGCCATTTGTCGCAACAAACCCTAGAATCTGGAAACATTTCAGGCGTTATACAGACCGGGACAGGTCCATGGGCGTTTTCTTTTTTATGGGCTTTGTTTTACAGACATTGTTAAAAAACAGCAGGGGTTTTTCTTTTGCCGTTTCCAGCTATAATGCCTCCTCCGACAACGTAATCGCCCTGATAGTAGACCACCGACTGGCCGGGGGTGATGGCCCGCTGAGGTTTGACAAAACGAACCAGTACCCCGTCATCATCCAGGGGACTGATCACCGCCGGTGCCGGGCGGGAGTTGTAGCGGATCTGGGCGGATACTTCCATTGGTGCGCTCAGCTTTTCAATTAAAATAAAATTATTGTCTTCCGCCACCAGCTCATCCCCCAGGATGGCTTCTTCGGGCCCCAGTACGACGGCGTTGCGCTCGGGGTCGATGTCCACCACATAGAGCCTCTGCCCCGCGGCGATGCCCAATCCCCGGCGCTGGCCGATGGTATAAAAGGGTATACCCCGGTGCCGGCCAATAACGTTACCCTGGAGATCGAGAAAAGGCCCCGGCTTAATTTCAGCCCCCGCCCGTTCTTTTAAAAAGTTATGGTAATCGTTATCGGGAATAAAACAGATTTCCTGGCTTTCGGGCTTTTCCGCCACCGGCAGGTTCCTTTCCGCCGCCATGCGGCGCACCTGTTCCTTGGTATAATCCCCTAAAGGCATCAACGTGTGCGCCAGTTGCTCCTGGGTCATGTTGTACAGGACATAGGTCTGGTCCTTGCGGGCATCGGCCGCCCGTTTCAAAACATAGCGCCGCCGGTACTCATCGTAAACTATCCGGGCATAATGGCCGGTGGCCACATAACTCGCTCCCAGGGAGCGGGCCTTTTGCAGCAGGCTTTCAAACTTGATATAGCGGTTGCAGGCAATGCAGGGGTTGGGTGTCCGCCCCTTTAGGTATTCCGCACAAAAATAGTTTACCACCTTATCCTCAAAAATTTCGCGGAAATTAAGCACGTAATAGGGAATACCCAGCCGGTGGGCCACCCGGCGGGCGTCTTCAACAGCGGCCAGGGAACAACAGCCCACGTGTTCCCCGGCCACCTCGGTGACGCCGGGGTCCCAGATCTGCATGGTCACCCCGATTACTTCATAGCCCCTTTCAACCAAAAGGGCGGCGGTGACCGAACTGTCCACACCGCCGCTCATGGCCACGATAACCCTTGGCTTCATCCAATTCACCTGTTTATGCTTCTTTTTTCTTTTTGCTGAGGTAATCCTGGATGGCCGCATGCAGGGCATCAGCGGCCAGGTTGGAACAGTGCATTTTCTGGGGAGGCAGCCCGTCCAGAGCCTCGGCCACCTGCTTGTTGCTCACCTGCATGGCCTCTTCCAGGGTCTTCCCCTTGACCAGTTCGGTTACCATGCTGCTGGTGGCAATGGCCGCCCCGCAACCAAAGGTTTTAAACTTAATGTCCTCGATAATATTATCTTTTACTTTAATATAGATTTTCATGATATCCCCGCACACCGGGTTGCCCACCTGGCCCACGCCATCGGCATCGGGAATTTCTCCCACATTGCGGGGATTGGTAAAATGGTCCATTACTTTTTCTGAATACATCGCTTTGGCGACCTCCCTTAAGCACGGCAGGTATGGCTGATCCGGCAACCGTTGCACCGGTCGGAAAGGGAAAATTCCGTCTCCTGATCCAGGGGGGACATGGCCCGCAGCCTTTCCACAATCGGCGGCATGACCTCCAGGAAGTAATCGATATCTTCTTCCGTATTATCCCTGCCCAGGGTTATACGGATGGAACCGTGGGCCACCTCGTGGGGGATGCCCATGGCCAGCAAAACGTGGGACGGCTCCAGAGAACCGGAAGTACAGGCCGAACCGCTGGAAGCGGCAATACCCTGCAGGTCCAGGCTTAAAAGCATGGACTCGCCTTCAATAAACTCAAAACAGAAACTGGCATGGTTGGGCAGACGTTTGGTGGGATGGCCCGTTAGACGCACGTGATCTATTTTTTCCGTCACCTCACGAATGAGCCTATCCCGCAACCTGGTGAGGTAGGCCGCCTCCTGCTCCATATTGGCCATGGCCAGCTCCGCTGCCTTGCCCAGGCCAATAATTCCGGGAGTGTTCTCCGTCCCCGCCCGGCGCAGCCGTTCCTGGGCGCCGCCATGGAAGAGGGTCTGTCTCCAGCGGGTACCTTTACGAATGTAAAGGGCGCCAATGCCTTTGGGGCCATAGATCTTGTGTCCGGAGATGGTCAACAGGTCCACGTTTAGTTCATCGACATTGACGGGAATTTTACCAAAACTCTGTACCGCATCGGTATGGAACAAAATGCCCCTTTCCCTGGCCAGGCGCCCGATTTCGGCAATGGGCATGATGGTACCCACTTCGTTGTTGGCGTGCATAATGGTAATTAAAATAGTCTTGTCGGTAATAGCGGCGGCCACGTCTTCCACGCTGACCATGCCGTACTGGTCTACCGGCAAAATGGTAACGGTAAATCCCTGCTTGCCCAGGGCTTTCACGGTATTGAGGACGGCATGGTGTTCTACGGCGGAAGTAATAATGTGGTTGCCGCGGTTGCGGTTGGTATAGGCCACCCCGTGAATGGCCATGTTGTCGGCTTCCGTACCGCCGCTGGTGAAAACAATTTCGGCGGGATTGGCACCAATGGCCGCGGCCACCTTTTCCCTGGCTTCTTCCACCGCCTTCCGGGCCTTCTGGCCAAAGTAGTGCAGGCTGGTGGGATTGCCGAAATTATCTTTTAAAAAGCGGCACATTTCCTCCACCACTTCCGGGTGTACGGGAGTGGTGGCACTGTGGTCGAAATAAACTCGACGGGTCATACAGCGTCTAGCCTCCTCTTTTTTGGTCAAAATTCCCTGCTCTGGCGGATCTTTGCGGCGTCGCGGCACATATCAGCCAGGCTGATGGAATCCAGTACCCCGGCGATACTGTCCCGTACCCGGGCCCAAACAATACGGCTAATGCAGTAGTCAGCCTGGTCGCATTCTTTTGGATCCACTTCCTTGACGCATTCCACGGGCGCAATAGGTCCCTCCAGGGCCCGGATTATATCTCCCACCTTAATATTCTCCGGCTCCCGGGCCAGGATATACCCCCCCTGGGCTCCCCTGACACTTTTGACCAAACCGGCCTTGCGTAACCTGGCAATCAGCTGTTCCAGATAGTGCTCGGAAAGGTTTTGTCTTTCGGCCACACTCTTCAAGGGGATGGGTTCCGTCCCGTAATGTTGAGCCAGATCAAACATGGCCTTAAGACCGTAGTGCCCCCTGGTGGACAGGCGCAAACCGTCACCTCCCCCGGGTTATGAATCCATGTTCAATTCATACTAAATTACTCGGATTTCATGGGATGATTGTAACACATCCCATCAAGCGGTGTCAATAAAAACCGAGTAAAATACTAAGAATTACTCCTTCTCCTCCCCCTGGCCGGAAGGCTCGTAAAACACCTCGCCCGCTAATTCCGGGGGGAGGTATTGCTGGGGCACATGGTGGCCGGGGTAGTCGTGGGGGTACTTGTAGCCCTTCCCGTGGCCCAGGGCGGCAGCGCCGGGATAACTGGCATCCCGCAGGTGAACGGGCACCGGGTGGGATCTCTCCCTTTCCACCACGGCCATGGCCCGGTCAATGGCCCGGATCACCGAATTGCTCTTGGGCGCCCTGGCGATATACAGGGCGGCCTCGGCCATAATAATGCGGGCCTCCGGCAGTCCCACCCGCTCCACGGCCTGGGCCGCGGCGGTGGCCACCAGAAGGGCCCGGGGATCGGCCAGGCCCACATCCTCGGCGGCATGGATCATCATCCGCCGGCAGATAAAGGCGGGATCCTCCCCGGCATAAATAAGGCGGGCCAGCCAGTAGACGGTGGCCTGGGGATCGGAACCCCGCATGCTCTTGATGAAGGCGGAAACCACATCGTAATGCTCATCTTCCCGGTCGTATTTGAGCACCAGGCGCCCCGAGGCCTGTTCGGCCACCGCCAGATCAATGCGCCGTACCCCCTCCTCGTCGGGGGGAGTGGTGAGCACCGCCATTTCCAAAAAGTTCAGGGCCGCCCGGGCATCACCGTTGGCCGTCCGGACGAAATGCCGCAACGCCTCCGGATCAATCTCCACCCGGTACTCCCCGAGGCCCCGTTCCTTATCGGCAAGCGCCCGCTGCAGGATGCGGTAAATGGCTTCATCGGAAAGAGGTTCCAGGCGGTAGAGCTGTGAACGGCTTAACAGGGGGCGGTTGACGGTAAACATGGGGTTTTCCGTGGTGGACCCGATCAAGGTAATTAAGCCGTTTTCCACCGAGGGGAGGAGGGCGTCCTGCTGGGCCTTGTTGAAGCGGTGAATTTCATCTATGAAGAGGATTGTTTTTTGACCGTAATAGGCCCGCCGGTCCTTTGCCTCCTGGACCACCCGGCGGATATCGTTTACCCCGGCCATGACCGCGTTGAGACTGGCAAAATGCGCCCGGGTCATGCGGGCGATAATACGGGCCAGGGTGGTTTTCCCCGTCCCCGGCGGGCCCCAAAGGATGATGGAACGCAGCTGGTCGGCTTCGATGGCCCGGCGCAAGGGCGTGCCCCTGCCCACAACGGCAGCCTGCTCTTCAAATTCATCCAGAGTGGTCGGGCGCATCCGCTCGGCCAGGGGAGCCTCCCGCTCCAGCGTGTGCTCCAGGGAGCGGGTGAACAGGTTGTCCATTGAGAAAACTCACCTCTGACTTCATTGTACTAAAAAACCGCCGGCCAAACCGGAAAATGTCGCTGCGTAAGTTTAAACACCACAGAGCCGTTAACGTAACCCCCATTAATTCTTGAATAGAAATCAGACAGAGCGTAGAGTTGCCTGCATCCTTCAATCCCGCAGTTTGTCGTATGTTTCCGCAAAAGCCGGCGCAATCTTTTGAAAAGCCCCTAAAACTTCAGGGTCAAAATGACCGGGCATTACCCGCCCGTCTCCCCTGGTGATGATGGAGTAAGCCTCCAGGTGGGAGTAGGCGGGCTTGTAGCTTCTCCTGTTGCGCAGGGCGTCGTAAACGTCGGCCAGGGCCACAATCCGGCCGCCCAGGGAAATGTCTTCGCCCCGCAGACCTCCCGGGTAGCCGCTGCCGTCCCATTTTTCGTGGTGGTGCAAGGCGATCTCCCGCGCCAGGGCCAGATGCGGCGAATCGCCCAGGATGCGTGCTCCATAGATGGTGTGCTGTTTCATAACCGTCCATTCTTCCGGTGATAGTGGGCCCGGCTTGCGCAGAATATCGGGGTGGATATGTATTTTACCCACATCGTGCATCCTGGCTGCATGTTCGATGGCCTTTGTGAAGGAAGGGGAGCACCCCAGTTCCCGGGCCAGCAACCGGGCGTAAGCACCCACCCTCAGGATGTGGTTGCCCGTGTCCTCATCATTTGCCTCCGCCGCCCTGGCCAGCGCGTCAATGGTATATAGAAAAGCTTCCTGCACTTCCCTGGACTGGTCGGAAACCACCTTTAAAAAGTGAGTGTAAGTCATGAGGCTGCGGAAAACATCCGCTTCATATCCGCCTACCGGCTGGGGGTAATTGAATGCCATCACGACCAGGGATTCGCCATAATATCCCACAAAATTGCGGATGGTACCCAGGCGCCGGCAGAGCAGGGGGGCGAAAAGCTCCTGAAGCTCCCGGCAGCCGGCAGTACTTTCCGGCCAGTTGGCGTAGAGGATGTCCTGGTTGTGGGAATAAGCTTTTTCGAACCCAGTTAAATCCAGTGCCAGCCGTTCGGCCTTAACGTTTTGCCCTTCCCCGCCTGCTGAATATAGCCAGCCAGTAAAATGGCCATCGTTGTCACGGATTCCCAGCAGGACGGCTTCCGGCCTTTTTTCTTCGCTTTTCAACAGGGTCTGCTGCAGCAGCTCACGCAGTCCAGCCTCCAGGTTAAATTCCAGGGGATTGAAAGTTTTCAACAGCCGGGCCGTCTGATCGGCCAGGGCGTTGATGTGCCCGTGGGCGTCCAGGAGCCGGTCGTTTAGTTTTTTCACCCGCAGAAGGGAACGCACCCGTGCCGTTAACTCCTGCTCGTTGATGGGCTTGGTGAGAAAATCGTCGGCCCCGGCTTCGATTCCCCTGATCCTGTCGGTGAGCTGGTCCAGGGCGGTAACCAGGATCACAGGAATAAAACGGGTGGCTTCATCTTTTTTCAGCTCCCGGCAGACCGCAAAGCCGTCCATTCGGGGCATCATCACATCCAGCAGAACCAGGTCGGGGGACTGCCGGGCGACCTGCCGCAAGGCGTCCGGTCCATCCGTAGAAAGAATTACCTGGTAGCCCCGGGGTGCCAGCAACGCTTCCAGGAGGGCCAGGTTGACCGGGTTGTCGTCAACAACCAGGATTTTCGCCTTTTGTTCTTCCATTTTTTGCTCCCCCCTGGAAATGTTTCACCACCTGGAAAACCTCTTCAACGTCCAGCGGCTTGGTCAGGTATCCGTTGCCGCCCGCTTCAAAAAACCTCCTTTTCTCCCCCGCAAAGGCGTAGGAACTGACCGCCACCACTGGAATATCCTTCGTTTCCGGGTCCGCCTTGATAGCCCTGGTGGCCGTAAAACCGTCCATTTTCGGAAGCTGCAGGTCCATGAAGATCAGATCCGGCTTTATGGCCCGGCTTAAGGCGATCCCTTCCTCTCCTCCCGCCGCTTCAAATATTTCCGCTCCCAATAGCGCCAGGATGTCCCGCAGCAAAATGCGGTTTATTTCATTGTCCTCCACAATCAAAATCCTCATTGTGCGTCCCCCCCGTCCTGCCTTTCAACTGGCAACGTAAAGGAAAAAGTGCTTCCCTTTCCCTCTCCCTCGCTGTATACCCGGATCCGACCGCCGTGCAGTTCCACCAGCCTCCTGACCAGCGCCAGGCCCAGCCCGGTCCCTTCGTATTGACGGGCGTGGCCGCTTTCCAGCTGGACAAAAGGCTCAAAGATCCGTTCCTGCTCTGACAACGGAATGCCGATGCCCGTGTCGGTGACACTTATTTCCACATAACTGCCCGCCGCCTTTTCGCCGCCGTCGGCCGCCAACCGGGCGGTCACCCGCACCGACCCGCCTTCGGGGGTAAATTTAACCGCATTGGTTAGAAGGTTGTAGATAATTTGTTTCATTTTGCGCTCATCTGCCGTAACCTGAGGTACATCCTCCGCCACCTGCCAGGAAAGAGTAATCCCGTGTCGTTTTGCCCTTTCCCGGACCATCAGCAGGCTGTTCTGTATAACTTCGTGTATAGAGACCGGGCTTAAATCCAGTTCCATTTTCCCCGCTTCGATCTTGGAAAGGTCGAGAATGTCGTTGATCAGGCTCAACAGGTGCTGGCCGCTGGTTAAAATATATTCCACGTATGTGCTTTGTTTTTCCGTCAGGGGGCCGTAATACTGCTTTTGCAGCACCTGGGCGAAGCCGATGATGGCATTCAGGGGGGTGCGCAGTTCGTGGCTCATGCTGGCCAGGAACTCGGATTTCAAGCGGGAAGCGGCTTCCAGTTCAGAAACCATAAACCGCAAATGCTCTTCCTGTTCGGTCAGCTTAACGTTGTTTTCTTCAATTACCTGCAGGCGCCGGAATAACATAACCCCCAGGGTGAAAATAGCCAGGACGGACGCTCCGGTGGAAAGGTAAATTTCCCGGACCAGCCGCCGGTGCAGGGCGTATATTCTGGCCAGTCGCTGCTCCTGTGCGTTGAGCAGGTCTTCTTCCAGGCGGGAAATCTTCGATAGCAGGCCGTCCATCATTTCCCCGCCCTTTTCTTCCCGCCTGATGATTTCAAATTCCGCGGGGTTCAAACGGCTGCTGTCGAGCTTTTGCCGCAGGGCTATATTCGGTTCGACCACCTGCTCAACCCAGTTTCGAACCGAGCTTTGGATTTCCCTGCAGATATGCCAGGGTGGCGATTCCGGTTCCAGCGAAGCCACTAGAGCAGAAAAGTGCTTTTCTATTTCCGCCTTACCGGAGTTGTACGGTTTCAGAAACCTTTTTTCCCCGGTGAGCAGGTAGCCCCGTTCGCCTGTTTCCATTTCCAGCAGGAGAGTTTTCACCTTTTCGACCTCAAACAGCAGGCGGTAGCTCTCTTTGCCTACGGCGTAATAGTTGTCCGCCAGTTGGTTCATCTCCACCTGCAGCCAGGTTGTAAGACCGGCAATAACAAGAATGTACAGGCTTACGGTGAAAACCAGCAAAGAGGAGGGCTTTTTAAGAAAGGAAAACATTTTACCCATGTCACTCCTTAATTAACCACAATTACCTGTCTCCTGACACCAGTGGGCGGGGTGCAGCTCCTCCACTGAAAAATTGCGCCCCATGCTTCCGGTGCGGCGCAGCTTGTGGCAAACCCGTCCCCGCCGCAGTGTCCCCAATCCCTGCCTGGCGCACGATCCTCCGGCGGGCCGGCCGGTTCCCACCGGGGGATCGGAAAAGGCCGAAATGGTGGCGGCTTTTGAATTTTGCGGCTCACGTTTTTATCCATAAGCAGGAAAAAATCGAAAAGCATCGAAGTTATCAGTAAATCCTGCCAGATCTTACCCCGTCCCCCGGAGAGCTTAAGGAGGCAGCCATGTTTTCATACGGTTACAGAAGAAATAGAATTTT
Coding sequences within it:
- a CDS encoding sensor histidine kinase, which encodes MGKMFSFLKKPSSLLVFTVSLYILVIAGLTTWLQVEMNQLADNYYAVGKESYRLLFEVEKVKTLLLEMETGERGYLLTGEKRFLKPYNSGKAEIEKHFSALVASLEPESPPWHICREIQSSVRNWVEQVVEPNIALRQKLDSSRLNPAEFEIIRREEKGGEMMDGLLSKISRLEEDLLNAQEQRLARIYALHRRLVREIYLSTGASVLAIFTLGVMLFRRLQVIEENNVKLTEQEEHLRFMVSELEAASRLKSEFLASMSHELRTPLNAIIGFAQVLQKQYYGPLTEKQSTYVEYILTSGQHLLSLINDILDLSKIEAGKMELDLSPVSIHEVIQNSLLMVRERAKRHGITLSWQVAEDVPQVTADERKMKQIIYNLLTNAVKFTPEGGSVRVTARLAADGGEKAAGSYVEISVTDTGIGIPLSEQERIFEPFVQLESGHARQYEGTGLGLALVRRLVELHGGRIRVYSEGEGKGSTFSFTLPVERQDGGDAQ
- a CDS encoding response regulator; the protein is MRILIVEDNEINRILLRDILALLGAEIFEAAGGEEGIALSRAIKPDLIFMDLQLPKMDGFTATRAIKADPETKDIPVVAVSSYAFAGEKRRFFEAGGNGYLTKPLDVEEVFQVVKHFQGGAKNGRTKGENPGC
- a CDS encoding HD domain-containing phosphohydrolase → MEEQKAKILVVDDNPVNLALLEALLAPRGYQVILSTDGPDALRQVARQSPDLVLLDVMMPRMDGFAVCRELKKDEATRFIPVILVTALDQLTDRIRGIEAGADDFLTKPINEQELTARVRSLLRVKKLNDRLLDAHGHINALADQTARLLKTFNPLEFNLEAGLRELLQQTLLKSEEKRPEAVLLGIRDNDGHFTGWLYSAGGEGQNVKAERLALDLTGFEKAYSHNQDILYANWPESTAGCRELQELFAPLLCRRLGTIRNFVGYYGESLVVMAFNYPQPVGGYEADVFRSLMTYTHFLKVVSDQSREVQEAFLYTIDALARAAEANDEDTGNHILRVGAYARLLARELGCSPSFTKAIEHAARMHDVGKIHIHPDILRKPGPLSPEEWTVMKQHTIYGARILGDSPHLALAREIALHHHEKWDGSGYPGGLRGEDISLGGRIVALADVYDALRNRRSYKPAYSHLEAYSIITRGDGRVMPGHFDPEVLGAFQKIAPAFAETYDKLRD